A region of the Nocardia asteroides genome:
TTCGACGCCGCCCAGCGGCACCTCGGAGAACTCACCGGGGTACGCCCGGTCCAGTTCGTCGCCGACGCACACCCGGGCTATCGCTCCACCGCATGGGCGCGCAGGCACGCCGGGGAGCGAACCGTGTACACCGTCCAGCACCACCACGCCCACATCGCCGCCGTCATGGGCGAGCACGGACTCGGCCCCACCGAGCAGGTGGTCGGCATAGCCTTCGACGGCACCGGGTTCGGGCCGGACGGCGCGGTGTGGGGCGGCGAGGTGCTGCTGGCGGGCTACAAGGGCTACCGCCGCCTGGCCCACCTGAAGTACGTCCCGCTGGCGGGCGGCGATCTCGCGGTGCGCAGGCCCTACCGCATGGCGCTGGCCCACCTGCGAGCGGCAGGCATCGAGTGGGCCGAGGACATCCCCGCGGTCGCGGCCTGCCCGCCCGCCGAGCGATCGGTGCTGGCCCACCAGTTCCGGACCGGATTGGGCTGCGCGCCGACGTCGAGCATGGGCCGGTTGTTCGACGCGGTGTCCTCGCTGTGCGGCGTGCGGCACGTCGTCGACTACGAAGCCCAGGCGGCGATCGAGTTGGAGGGGTTGTCGCGCACCGGCGCGGAGGGCGCCGTCGCATACCGGTTCCCGGTGGACGACGGCGATCCCGCCGTGATTGATCCCGCGCCGGTGCTGGCGGCCGTGGTCGCCGACATTCGCGCGGGCGCGCCCGCACAGGTGGTCGGCGCGCGGTTCCACGCCGCCTTGGCCCGGTTGGTGCTCGATCTCGCGGCTCGCTACGCCGCCGCGTCGGCGGCCGTCGCCCTGTCCGGCGGCGTCTTCCAGAACGCCCTGCTACTCGCGCGGTCGTGTGCGCTGCTGCGCGACAACGGGTTCACCGTGATCACCCACCGCCGGCTGCCACCCAACGACGGTGGCCTCGCGTTCGGGCAACTCCTCGCGTGCAGCGAGGGATGAGCGAAGGAGAGCAACGATGTGTCTTGCGGTACCAGGCAAAGTACTCAGCCTGCACGAGCGGGACGGCACGTTGATGTCGGTCGTCGACTTCGGCGGCCTGCACAAGGACGTGTGCCTGCAATACATCCCGGACGCGGCGGTCGGTGACTACGTCGTGGTCCACGTCGGCTTCGCGATCCAGCGGTTGGACGAGGAGTCCGCGTTGCGGACCCTGGCCGAGTTCGAGCACCTCGGCGTACTGAACGAGGAATTCGGCGACGGCTTCGAGATCGCCGCCAAGCAGGCGGGTGTGGACAACCCCGCCGCCGAACCACCACGTGAGCAACCGGAGGCGACGTCATGAAGTACCTGGACGAATTCAGCAACCCCGAGCTGGCCCAGCACTTGCTCGATCGGATCCGCAGCGCGACCAGCCGCCGCTGGGCGATCATGGAAGTCTGCGGCGGGCAGACCCATTCGATCATCCGCCACGGCATAGACCAGCTGCTGCCCGACCAGATCGAGATGATCCACGGTCCCGGTTGCCCGGTCTGCGTCACCCCGCTCGAGGTGATCGACAAAGCGCTGGAGATCGCCGCGCAGCCGGGCGTGATCTTCTGCTCGTTCGGCGACATGCTGCGCGTGCCCGGCAGCTCCAAGGACCTGTTCCGGGTAAAGAGCGAAGGCGGTGACGTCCGGGTGGTGTACTCGCCGCTGGACGCGCTCAACCTGGCCAGGGAGAATCCCGACCGCGAAGTCGTCTTCTTCGGCATCGGGTTCGAGACGACCGCCCCGGCCAACGCCATGACGGTGTATCAAGCGAAACGGCTCGGCATCCGGAATTTCTCGCTGCTGGTCTCGCACGTGCTGGTCCCGCCCGCGATCGCCGCGATCATGGAGTCGCCGACCTGCCGGGTCCAGGGC
Encoded here:
- a CDS encoding HypC/HybG/HupF family hydrogenase formation chaperone, encoding MCLAVPGKVLSLHERDGTLMSVVDFGGLHKDVCLQYIPDAAVGDYVVVHVGFAIQRLDEESALRTLAEFEHLGVLNEEFGDGFEIAAKQAGVDNPAAEPPREQPEATS
- the hypD gene encoding hydrogenase formation protein HypD, whose amino-acid sequence is MKYLDEFSNPELAQHLLDRIRSATSRRWAIMEVCGGQTHSIIRHGIDQLLPDQIEMIHGPGCPVCVTPLEVIDKALEIAAQPGVIFCSFGDMLRVPGSSKDLFRVKSEGGDVRVVYSPLDALNLARENPDREVVFFGIGFETTAPANAMTVYQAKRLGIRNFSLLVSHVLVPPAIAAIMESPTCRVQGFLAAGHVCTVMGTEEYPPLAEQYRVPMVVTGFEPLDILEGIRRTVLQLESGRHEVENAYPRAVAAAGNPAAKAMLQDVFEVTDRAWRGIGVIPRSGWRLSDRYREFDAEHRFAVGDLHTAESSVCRSGEVLQGLIKPNECAAFGKECTPRNPLGATMVSSEGACAAYYLYRRLDLPAEVAHA